One Apostichopus japonicus isolate 1M-3 chromosome 14, ASM3797524v1, whole genome shotgun sequence genomic window carries:
- the LOC139979491 gene encoding uncharacterized protein has translation MVNLPAEVITHVMSFLCKSDREAASLVSKDWYESSLDPCLHTRTVIRLRASSATMTRLKGLAHRQSPHLNVSFVDGSAGSNWVMEEMGRHLGPHLRTLSLQGCDITEQMFMHMIQHCPNLRALDLSCCNALFMSGNFLKDVENKQIVSTTLGKLTVLKLNSLRYLSDVLFNRLMQCTPAVEELYLRGCNIAFEVEPRNKENMQAISLMTFSNIRAFLKGHASIIKVLDLSNTSVTSAALEELCSIPNLSLKGLILDRCVNLSDKGLVAVAKSDLPIKSLSFTQGDSITSVTIAALTENMTSLESLTFSGVRVLPDNITASIFSKLPNLSALSASCPTLKSNGMISGLRSIKHSSLTKLDLSGTSINDDAISTLAESRPNLLELNLQSCQSISDYSVILISKAFPELRVLNLAWCSSITDFGILGLDKYAEKFQPKDNPHYTDRFTRSHSQMGFFTAPKFKEQIQNVSEKELMEAVLSRDFDGLGELRKLESLNLSNCTHLTDLSFRQGAGFPRLRNLQLAFCRNLTDEGFDAIARKNTSLEVLNISHCHIITITGLKALVTSLQQLSHLNLTRCSNLDDKSLAIISNNCGRLKSLNLSMCQKITVASVKKFRETMPTLQEVKLGHTGSYLAPLSQPEFF, from the exons ATGGTGAATCTCCCTGCtgag GTCATCACTCATGTGATGAGTTTCCTTTGTAAATCGGACCGAGAAGCTGCCTCTCTGGTATCCAAGGATTGGTACGAGTCCTCTTTGGATCCTTGCCTGCATACCCGGACGGTCATCAGGTTGAGAGCGTCTTCCGCTACCATGACACGCCTGAAAGGTCTCGCTCACAGACAGAGCCCGCATCTCAACGTCTCGTTCGTCGACGGATCTGCGGGAAGCAACTGGGTGATGGAAGAGATGGGCCGCCATCTGGGCCCTCATCTTAGGACCCTCAGCTTGCAAGGGTGTGACATTACGGAGCAGATGTTCATGCACATGATCCAGCATTGTCCCAACCTCAGAGCCCTGGACCTCAGCTGCTGTAATGCTCTCTTCATGTCGGGGAACTTCCTGAAGGACGTAGAGAACAAGCAAATTGTAAGTACTACTCTTGGTAAGTTAACTGTGCTGAAGCTCAATTCCCTGAGGTACTTGTCAGACGTCCTCTTCAACCGATTGATGCAGTGTACTCCAGCTGTGGAGGAACTCTACCTGAGAGGTTGTAACATAGCGTTCGAGGTGGAGCCCCGTAACAAGGAGAACATGCAAGCCATCTCGTTAATGACATTCAGTAATATCAGGGCCTTTCTGAAAGGTCACGCCAGTATCATAAAGGTTCTTGACCTAAGTAACACCTCTGTGACTAGTGCAGCCCTCGAGGAGCTCTGCAGCATTCCTAACTTATCTCTTAAGGGTTTGATTCTTGACAGATGCGTTAACCTCAGCGACAAAGGCCTCGTAGCCGTTGCAAAGTCCGATCTCCCCATCAAATCACTGTCCTTCACTCAGGGGGATTCCATAACATCCGTTACCATAGCGGCCCTCACAGAAAACATGACATCACTGGAGTCCTTGACATTCAGTGGCGTCCGAGTCTTACCGGACAACATCACTGCCAGCATATTTTCCAAGTTGCCCAATCTCTCTGCTCTATCAGCATCATGTCCCACTCTGAAATCAAATGGCATGATTTCTGGTTTGCGCTCTATCAAGCATAGTTCGTTAACTAAGTTAGATCTCAGTGGTACAAGCATAAACGACGATGCCATCTCTACATTAGCGGAGTCCAGGCCCAATCTGCTGGAATTGAACCTTCAGTCCTGTCAGTCGATCTCAGATTATTCGGTGATCCTGATATCCAAAGCATTCCCCGAGTTGCGAGTCCTCAATCTGGCTTGGTGCTCGTCCATTACCGACTTTGGCATACTGGGACTAGACAAGTATGCGGAAAAATTTCAACCCAAAGATAACCCCCATTACACGGATCGGTTTACCCGCAGCCATAGCCAAATGGGATTCTTCACCGCCCCAAAGTTCAAAGAGCAGATCCAAAACGTCAGCGAGAAGGAATTGATGGAAGCCGTCCTATCCCGGGATTTTGATGGACTCGGGGAACTGAGAAAGTTGGAGTCCCTGAATCTGAGTAACTGTACTCATCTAACGGACCTCAGCTTTCGACAGGGGGCCGGATTCCCTCGTCTCCGTAATCTGCAGCTCGCCTTCTGTAGGAATCTAACAGACGAGGGGTTCGATGCGATCGCTAGAAAAAATACGTCCCTGGAGGTCCTAAACATCTCCCACTGCCACATCATTACGATCACCGGTCTCAAAGCGCTGGTGACATCACTGCAACAACTCTCCCATCTCAATCTAACTAGATGTAGCAACCTAGACGATAAATCCCTCGCGATAATCTCCAACAACTGCGGCCGCCTGAAATCACTTAATCTGTCCATGTGTCAAAAGATTACCGTTGCATCCGTTAAGAAATTTAGGGAGACCATGCCCACCCTACAGGAAGTAAAATTAGGCCACACGGGGAGCTATCTAGCCCCTCTCAGTCAACCAGAATTCTTTTAG
- the LOC139979488 gene encoding ATPase family gene 2 protein homolog A-like produces MSSKKKSSRVSWITCDQCLRVIPSKTFQSHESACGVPIHESQEPCIQKQSLFAKITNAKDEGFSSLPTSARSNLVQLNPTTMTHLGLGIGQPVILQSLSTKKWLSGLSWPVSSASIDTISMDLTDVGESGFKLGSFVQLTALSGTITSADKVTLSCSQTGNDFLKNQQFNRFLQRTLFGRCIFCGHTIKVTFFGKSLTILIKDISSVHVKTEESHSGNGNQSLDSTTEADGFQIKSNLDSKILKNHNLTEDSLSSNSSSPLSPEAYRSSTRDSSKVDDINESLDKLRLSDSGRQTSTPKRSSRATSRRKDEERHLVTGNGNVEAPEMFRITSSTALVFAKTGKEKKEKGRQLKQVSFDDIGGMKQHLKSLREMIEVPLKNPSLFLSVGLSLPKGVLLFGPPGVGKTMLAQAVATEMNVYSIIINGPEILSKYYGESESRLRDIFQEATDHAPSVILIDELDSLCPRRDQVQSEMEKRVVATLLTLMDGLDSSLSDKHVLVLGATNRPDAIDVALRRPGRFDREIEIGVPNVIERTDILLKCLRKVQHSLKTEELEEVAGKAHGYVGADLAAVCKEAALHALQKHKAYEAKGAQKLSLDLNDFNFALTQVKPSAMREVEISVPKVYWSDIGGLEDIKLKLRQAIEWPIKHPEAFQRLGISPPRGVLLYGPPGCSKTLIAKALATESGLNFLAVQGPELFSKWVGESERAVREVFRKARGAAPAIIFFDEIDGLAVERGSSSSSGSVGDRVLGQLLTELDGIEGLKDVTIVAATNKPQIMDKALLRPGRLDRILHVPLPDSSTRREIFEIQFKVIPVEADVRVDELVSQSDGYSGAEVVAVCREAALAAMQADMTATQVTKHNFQDAFQIVKPQTTPEMVSLYESFAENSGLSSSTG; encoded by the exons ATGTCTTCCAAGAAGAAGTCATCAAGGGTCAGCTGGATAACTTGCGATCAATGCTTACGAGTAATTCCATCAAAAACTTTTCAGTCTCACGAATCCGCCTGTGGGGTCCCTATCCACGAATCTCAGGAGCCATGCATACAGAAGCAGAGCCTGTTTGCGAAAATTACAAATGCCAAAGATGAAG GATTTTCTAGCTTGCCAACCTCAGCACGATCCAATCTGGTACAGCTTAATCCCACAACCATGACTCACCTTGGTCTTGGTATTGGACAACCTGTGATTCTTCAGAGTTTATCAACAAAGAAGTGGTTATCTGGTTTATCTTGGCCTGTGTCATCAGCATCTATCGATACCATCAGTATGGATCTAACAGATGTTGGTGAATCTGGATTTAAACTGGGCAGTTTTGTTCAACTGACAGCCCTCAGTGGTACTATCACTTCTGCAGATAAAGTTACTTTGAGTTGCAG TCAAACAGGAAATGACTTTTTAAAGAATCAACAATTCAATAGATTTTTGCAAAGGACTCTCTTTGGAAGGTGTATCTTTTGTGGTCACACCATTAAAGTGACATTTTTTGGAAAATCTTTAACCATTCTCATCAAAGATATTTCATCGGTACATGTAAAGACGGAAGAGAGTCATTCTGGAAATGGAAACCAATCATTGGATTCAACAACAGAAGCTGACGGATTTCAAATCAAGTCAAATCTTGACTCTAAAATACTAAAGAATCATAATTTGACTGAAGACAGCTTAAGCAGCAATTCATCATCACCTCTCTCTCCTGAAGCATATCGCAGCTCGACCAGGGATTCGTCAAAGGTGGATGATATTAACGAAAGTCTTGATAAATTAAGACTATCCGACTCTGGACGTCAGACATCTACTCCCAAGAGGAGCTCACGCGCAACCTCTCGGAGGAAGGATGAAGAAAGGCACCTCGTCACGGGGAATGGCAACGTTGAAGCTCCAGAGATGTTTAGGATTACATCATCCACAGCTTTGGTTTTTGCTAAAACTGGAAAGGAAAAGAAGGAGAAAGGAAGGCAACTGAAGCAAgtttcatttgatgatatcggTGGAATGAAGCAACATCTCAAATCTCTAAGAGAAATGATAGAGGTACCCTTGAAGAATCCATCACTGTTTCTGTCTGTTG GACTTTCTCTACCGAAAGGAGTTCTCCTCTTTGGTCCACCTGGGGTAGGAAAGACGATGCTAGCACAAGCTGTTGCCACGGAAATGAACGTCTATTCCATTATCATCAACGGTCCAGAGATCTTAAGCAA ATATTACGGTGAGTCTGAATCGAGACTAAGGGACATCTTTCAAGAGGCAACGGATCATGCTCCCTCTGTCATACTCATCGATGAATTAGATTCTCTGTGTCCGAGAAGAGACCAGGTTCAGAGCGAAATGGAGAAGAGGGTCGTTGCTACCTTATTGACATTGATGGATGGATTAGACTCG AGTCTTTCAGACAAACATGTCCTTGTACTTGGAGCGACCAACAGACCAGATGCAATTGATGTGGCTTTGAGAAGACCTGGCAGATTTGACAGGGAGATTGAAATTGGTGTACCAAACGTCATAGAAAGGACTGAT ATCCTTCTGAAGTGTCTCAGGAAAGTTCAACATTCCCTGAAAACAGAGGAATTAGAAGAGGTTGCTGGGAAGGCACATGGATACGTTGGTGCTGACTTGGCTGCAGTATGTAAAGAAG CTGCGTTACATGCTCTGCAGAAGCACAAAGCCTATGAAGCCAAGGGGGCTCAGAAATTATCTCTCGATTTGAACGATTTCAACTTTGCTCTAACTCAAGTTAAACCAAGTGCCATGAGGGAGGTAGAAATCTCTGTTCCAAAG GTTTATTGGTCTGATATTGGTGGATTAGAAgatatcaaattaaaattaagaCAGGCCATTGAGTGGCCAATCAAACATCCAGAAGCCTTTCAGAGGTTGGGAATCAGTCCACCGAGAGGTGTGCTGTTGTATGGTCCACCTGGCTGTTCCAAGACACTTATTGCTAAAGCCTTAGCAACAGAGAGTGGCTTGAACTTTTTAGCCGTACAG GGACCGGAGTTGTTCAGTAAGTGGGTCGGAGAGTCAGAAAGAGCTGTGAGGGAGGTCTTTAGGAAAGCAAGGGGAGCAGCACCGGCAATTATCTTCTTTGATGAGATCGATGGTCTGGCAGTAGAAAGAGGGAG TTCCTCCAGTTCTGGAAGTGTTGGTGACCGAGTCCTTGGACAGCTCTTGACAGAGCTGGATGGGATTGAGGGTCTTAAAGATGTTACCATAGTAGCAGCAACCAATAAACCACAGATCATGGACAAG GCTTTGTTACGGCCTGGCAGGCTAGATCGGATCCTACATGTGCCTTTACCCGATTCGTCAACTAGAAGAGAGATATTCGAGATCCAGTTTAAGGTAATTCCAGTTGAAGCTGATGTCAGAGTAGATGAGCTGGTGTCTCAGTCAGATGGTTACTCTGGAGCAGAG gTTGTTGCTGTCTGTAGAGAGGCTGCCCTAGCTGCTATGCAAGCTGACATGACTGCCACTCAGGTCACAAAACACAACTTTCAAGATGCCTTCCAGATAGTAAAACCTCAGACTACTCCAGAAATGGTCAGCTTGTATGAAAGCTTTGCAGAAAATTCTGGGTTGTCATCATCGACTGGATGA